The Thermoanaerobaculales bacterium genome segment TGGCTTCGGGAACGGGGACGGGAACGGGGACGGGAACGTAGAAACAGAAGCGGGCGCGCGGGAGGGCGGGAGGCAGGGTCCGAGCCCCAGATCCTCGCCCCGAGATCCTGACCCGCAACGCATGCCGCGGGATACAATTGCCGGGATGCTCGGCGCCCCCCGCCAACGCCGGAAGGGAGAGTGGATGGACCACGCCGAGGCCCCCCCGCGGCCGACTGGGCGGACGACCGCCGAGGCACGCCTCGGGGCCATCGCTCCGGTGACAGGTGCGGAGCGCGCGAGCTGACGCCGCGAGCCATGCGGTCCCTGCGTTTCCTCCTGCTGTGGCTGGCCTTGCTGGCGCCGGTTGGCCTCGAGGCCGCCGAGCCCGGCGAGGCGATCACGCTGACCGCCGAGGAGCAGCGCTGGGAGGGCGACGTCTGGCGCGGCCTCGGCGGGGTGCGGATCCTCTACCAGGACATCAAGGTTTCCTGCGACGAGATGGAGTACAACCGCGCGACCCAGGACCTGCTGGCGCGCGGCCGGATCGTCTTCGACCAGGGGCCGAGCCGGTTCACCGCGGATGAGCTCCACTACAACCTCGGCACCAAGACCGGCCTGTTCGTCAACGGGTCGGGGTTCTTCGACCCGATGTACTCGTTCAGCGGGCGCCTGATCGAGAAGCTCGACGCCACTCACTACCGGGTCGACGGCGCGCAGTTCACGACCTGCGCCCGCGATGACGAGAGCCCGCCGTGGAGCTTCAGCGTGAAGCGCGCGCTGCTCGAGGAGGAGGGGTTCGGGCGCTTCACGAGCACCGCGCTGCGGGTCCAGAGCTTCCCGGTCTTCTACCTCCCCTACGTGGTGTGGCCGATCAAGCAGGAGCGCGCCCCGGGCCTGCTGATGCCGACCTTCGGCTACTCCGACCTGCGTGGCTTCAACGTCGGCCTGCCGGTGTACTTCCCGGTCGGGCGCAGCTGGGACACCACGGTCTTCGCCGACTACTACAGCGAGGGCTTCTGGGGCCTGGGCAACGAGTGGCGATGGGCGCCGAGCGAGAGCTCCTCGGGGCGCTCGCTCGGCTATGCGATCTGGGACGAGACCAACGCCGAGTGGCAGTGGCGCTACAACCTGGTCCACAACCAGGCCGACCTGTGGGGGTTCCGGCTGCTCGTCGAGCTCGAGGACCTGTCCGACGTCGACTTCTTCCAGGAGTTCGATCGGACGTTCGAGGCCAACACCCGGCGTTCCCTTTACTCGCAGGTGTACCTGAGCCGCAGCGCGGGGCCGGCGACGCTCAATCTGCGCGCCGACCGCCGGATGACCTTCCTGACCACCGACGACGTCGAGCTCATGCAGCTGCCGGAGGCCGAGCTCCGCGTCCGCTCGACCTCGATCGGCGACTCACCGGTCTACTGGGACCTGGTGTCGTCGCTGAACTACTTCGACGTCGACCGCGGCAACCAGCTCCAGGGGCAGTACGGCCGCGCCGACCTCTACCCGACCCTCTCCTACAGCCTGCCGAGCCCGCTCTGGCTGTCGGTGACGCCGCGCCTGGGCGCCCGCGGCACCTACTACACCCAGCGCTACTCCGAGGACCGGCTGAGCTTCGAGGACGTGTCGATCAGCCGCACCTACCTCGCGGGCGGCGTCGACATCGTGGGCCCTTCGGTGTCGCGGATCTTCAACAAGCCGTGGGGCCCGTACGCGCGCTTCAAGCACCTGGTCGAGCCCCGCTTCCAGTACGCCTACCTCGGCGGCACCGACGCCGAGGACACCACCCTGATCCCGGTGTTCGACGAGGTCGACTCGACGCCGCTCACCAACCGGGTGCGGCTGGCTCTCGCCAACCGGGTGCTGGCGCGCTCGAAAGAGGGGGTCAGCGCCCGCGAGCTGGGGACCCTCGAGTTCTACCAGGACTACTCGTTCGACGAGCCGCTCAACCGCGGCGACGGCGTCCAGACCAGCCAGTGGGGCAACCTGGGCATGCTGCTGCGCGTGACCCCCACCGTCGGCACCGGCTTCGACGCCCAGGTCTCCTACGACACCCTGTTCTCGAATCCGGTCTCGACCTCATTCACCGGCTCGCTGATCCGGCCCCTGGGATCGGCCCGCCTGACCTGGTACCAGAGCTACGCCGCGCAGACCGGCGATCGGGTGTCGTCCCAGGTCCGCGCCATCCTCGACTTCCGCAAGCCGAACTTCCCCCTGCAGGCCGGGCTGCACGTCGCCTACGACGTCGAGAAGGCCGAGTTCCAGCAGCAGCAGTACCGGGTGTTCTGGCAAGGCAGCTGCTGGAGCATCTCGGCCGAGTACCGCGACCTCAGGCTCGGCCTCTACCCGACCCGCGAGTACCGGATCGTCATCGACCTCAAGGGCGTCGGCGCGCTCCCCGAGATCAAGGGCTCGCTCGGCGGCTTCGAGTGATCCGATTCGCTGCGCGATCCGATTCGCTCCGCGGATCGGATGTGACGAATCCGCTGCGCGGATTGAAGACGAGGATGTTGTGCCGCCGGCACCCCGCATTGTGGCGTAGGCTTCCAGCCTGCGATTTCAACCTCAGTTCAGCGCGCGGAGATGCAGCCAAGGTGGCCGCGCTGCAGTGCAGCTAGAGTGGCTACCCCACGAGAATCGCGGGGGCCGGAGCCCCCCAGATCCTATCCCCCAGATCCTGGCCGGGCGGGGGGCTACTGCGGCAGCACCGTCGTCGGGTCGCTGGTCAGGTTGTCGAGCACCGAGCCGTAACAGTAGATGGAGGCGCCCGGAGTTGAGGTCCGGACGTCGACGTAGCCGTTCACCGGAGCGTGGTCTCGGAAGATGCCGTTGATCTGCCGGTTGGAGTAGGGCGGCAGCATCATGTACTTCGTTTCGATCTTGACCCCGTCCAAGTCATAAAGCTCAATCTGCACCGCGACCTCGATGCCGGCGCCGTTGATGCAGCCGACGTTGGACCGGACGTCGTCGTTCTCGCTCATGAAGATGATCCGCTTCTTCACTCCCGAGGCGATCATCCGGTCGGCCGGGATGCCCGGCAGCTCCTGGCCGAAGGTGCCAGCCACCTTGGCGGACGGCAGGTTGTAGGTCCGGCTCATCGCGAGCAGATCGATCCCGCCCGCCTCCACCGCCAAGGCGCCGACCTGGTCCGGCTCGAGTCCGAAGACCTCGTCGAGCACGTTCGCGTAGCGCACTCCTGCTCCCGCCGCGAGTGCGAACAGATCGCTGTGGACCGCGCCGGTGTTGTCGGCCCCCCTCGGCAGCCAGACCAGCCGGTAGGTGAGGTCGATCGAGCCGGCGTTGTTGAGGTCGACGTCGGTGGTAAAGAACGAGCCCTCGAAGCCGGCGGCGAGCGCGGCAGCCGGGATGAAGCTCGTGTCGGCTGACGGCACCTGCGGAAGGATCGTGGTCGGGTCAGAAGTCAGGTTGTCGAGCATGGAGCCGTAGCAGTAGTAGAGGGCGTCGATGCTGTCGGCCCAGACGTCGACGTAGCCGTTGACCGGCTGGTAGTCGCGGAAGACCCGGTTGATCTGGTTGTTGGAGTACGGCCCGAGGTCCATGGTCCTGGTCTCGAGGAGCGAGCCCTCGGCGTCGAAGATCCCGATGTTGATCCGGAGCGGCTGGTCCGTGCCATTGACGCAGCCGACGTTGGCTCTGGAGTCGTCGTTCTCGCTCAAGAAAATGATGCGCTGCGGCTCGGTGCCCTGGATCATGTCGGTGGCGCGGATGGCGGGCAGGCCCTGGCCGAAGGTGCCGGCGATCTCGCCTTCGGGTGAGTTGTAGGTCCGGCTCATCCCGATCACGGACCCGGTGCTCGCCACCAGCTTCAGCGCGCCGAGGGAGTCGGGCCCGAGGTTGAAGAGCTCGGTCAGGACATTCTCGTAGCGCAGGCTCTGGCCGGAAGCGAGCGTAATCGGCTCGGACTCAGTGGGCTCGGAGTTGTCCTCGCCGCGGGGCAGCCACTCGAGGTAGATCTGTGCCTCGTCCGTCCCGGTGTTGTTGATCTCGAGGTCGGTTGAGAAGAACGCGCCCTGGGCGCCGGCCGCCACCGCCGCCGCCGGGATGATGCACTCGCGGGGATCGGGGGTGGGTCCTGGAGCACAATCGCGGAAGACGGACAGCCCGGCCTCGAAGTCTGCAACGAACACGTAGCCGCTCGACACCGCGACGCCCAAGGCGTCATCCGGAGTGTTGGCGGATCCGACCTCCACCGGCGCCGACGGCGTGCTCACATCGATCACGCGTAGGCCGCCACTTCCGGCCGCGACGTAGGCGTAGCCGCCCGCGACCGCGACGCCCACGGCGTCATCCGGAGTGTCGACGGACCCGACCTCCACCGGCGCCGACGGCGGGCTCACGTCGATCACCCGCAAGCTGTAGTAGTCCGCGACGTAGGCGTAGCCGCCCGACACCGCGACACCGTAGGCGTACCCCGGAGTGTCGACGAAGCCGACCTCGATTGGCGCCGACGGCGTGCTCACGTCGATCACCCGTAGGCCGCCGCCGTCCCCGACGTAGGCGTAGAGGCCCGCCACGGCAACGGAGTAGGCACCCGGAATGTCGGCAAACCCGACCTCCACCGGCGCCGACGGCGTGCTCACGTCGATCACCCGCAGGCCGTAGCCATCCGCGACGTACGCGTGGCCGCCAGCCACCGCGACGTCGAGAGCGTCCTCCGGAGCGTCGGCGGACCCGACCTCCACCGGCGCCGACGGCGTGCTCACGTCGATCACCCGCAAGCTGTGGTAGTCCACGACGTAGGCGTAGCCGCCCGCGACCGCGACACCGAGGGCCACGCCCGGTGTTTCGATGGAGCCGACCTCGATTGGCGCCGACGGCGTGCTCACGTCGACGACATGGAGACCCGTTCCCGCGACGTAGGCGTAGCTGCCCGACACCGCGACGTCGAGAGCGTTACCCGGTGTGTCGACGAAGCCGACCTCGATTGGCGCCGACGGCGTGGTCACGTCGATCACCCGCAGGCCGGCGTAGTCGGCCGCGACGTAGGCGTAGAGGCCCGACACCGCGACGCCGAGAGCGTAACCCGGTGAGTCGACGGACCCAACCTCCACCGGCGCCGACGGCGTGCTCACGTCGACAACATGGAGACCCGTTCCTGCGACGTAGACGTAGCTGCCCGACACCGCGACGCCGAGAGCGTAACCCGGTGAGTCGACGGACCCGACTTCCACCGGCGCCGACGGCGTGCTCACGTCGATTACCCGCACGGCGTAGCTACCTGCGACGTAGGCGTAGCCGCCCGACACCGCGACGCCAACGGCCCAATTCGGAATGTCGACGGACCCGACCTCCACCGGCGCCGACGGCGTGCTCACGTCGATCACCCGCAGGCCGGCGTAGTCGTCCGCGACGAAGGCGTAGAGGCCCGCCACCGCGACGTCGAGAGCGTTACCCGGTGTGTCGACGAAGCCGACCTCGATTGGCGCCGACGGCGTGCTCACGTCGATCACCCGCAGGCCGGCGTGGTCGTCCGCGACGTAGGCGTAGCCGCCCGCCACCGCGACGCCTTCGGCCCAACCCGGAGTGTCGACGGACCCGACCTCCACCGGCGCCGACGGCGTGCTCACGTCGACGACATGGAGACCCGTTCCCGCGACGTAGGCGTAGCTGCCCGACACCGCCACGCCGTGCACCACGCCCGGCAATGTGACGTCGCCAACGACGTGAAGCGCCGCAGGGATCGAGACGTCCGCCACCAGAAGGGCGGCGCCGCTGCCGAAGTAGGCGTAATTGCCCGACACGGCAACGGCGTGGGCAGGCCCGTACGGCCATTGCCCTGCCAACTCCGGGCAGTCCTGCGCGAGCGCGGGCGATGCAAGAAGAACGGCACCGGCGACGCCGAGCACCAGCACTTGGGCCACGCACTGACGGCGATTCACGGACCGCCCCCTTTCGGCCGGCTTGTTGGCTCGCTCCAGCATATGCCGAGCCGACGCAGCTGTCATCAGAGCGATTGCGGCGGGATGTGGGGATGTCTGCACTCCTCAAGCTACTGTCCCCGCCCGGTGCCGGGCACGAGGAAGTTGAGAAGTGAGACTCTCGCCGCGTCTTCCTACGATCTTCGTGCCCGGCACCGGGTGCGAGGCTGGTGGGCAGCCAAGATGGCTACCCCACAAGGCAGTCGCTCACGTGCCGGGTGCGGTCATTGCACCGGAACACGCCCGACGGAGACACCCGGCACCCGGGTTCTCTGCTGTGAGCCTGCTGACCGATCCGCGCAACGGATCGGTCCTGACCGATTGACGCAGTCAATCGGTTGGCGGAGGGAGTGGGATTCGAACCCACGGAGGCTTGCGCCTCAGCGGTTTTCAAGACCGCCGCCTTCGACCACTCGGCCATCCCTCCGCGTGTGCCACCTGTCGGCTGGGCTTCGCCCGTCCCCGTGCCCGTTCCCGTCCCCGTTCCCGAATCGACTCTTGCGGTCTCGCTCGGGCGCGGGCGTCCGGCTTCGCCTTCGGCTCCGCGGCGGCAAGCGGAAACGGAGGAACACGGACGTGGATGGGAAACATCACCGTCCGCCGCACTTTACAGTCCCTCGGCCCGGCCGTACAATACCGATCCCGGCGCGGAGAGGTGCTGGAGTGGTCGATCAGGACTGCCTGCTAAGCAGTTGTCCGGGGTTAACCTGGACCGCGGGTTCGAATCCCGCCCTCTCCGCCAGTCACGACCGCCAGCTCGACCGGCGGTGATTCCTTGGCTGCCACACGACCTCGGCGTCCTCGGCGCTGCGCACGTTCTCGTGGGGACACCTGAGTCGCATCGGGCACGGAGACGGGCGCGGGCGCGGAAGCGGGAGAAGCGCGAGCGGATCGCCGCCGGTTCGTGGAAACGGCATCGAACCGTGACGCGCCGAACGGAGTGAGATGATGCCCGGTGTGGTGAGGACACGGATCGCGCCGAGCCCGACCGGCGACCCCCACGTCGGCACCGCCTACGTGGCGCTCTTCAACTACGCGCTGGCGAGGAAGCACGGCGGCCAGTTCGTGCTCCGGATCGAGGACACCGACCGCCAGCGCAGCCACCCGGCGAGCGAGCGGCAGATCTTCGAGGCGCTGCACTGGCTCGGCCTGACCTGGGATGAGGGGCCCGATGTCGGCGGCCCGCACGCGCCGTACCGGCAGAGCGAGCGCTCTGACATCTACCGCGACCACGCGAGGATGCTGATCGAGCGCGGTGCTGCCTACCCCTGCTTCTGCACCCGCGAGCGGCTCGATGCGCTGCGCGAGGAGCAGCGGGCGAGCAAGGGGCAGCTCGGCTACGACGGCCACTGCCGCGAGATCGCGGCCGCCGAGGCGCGGCGCCGGGTGGCGGCGGGCGAGGAGCACGTGGTCCGGCTCAGGATGCCGGCCGAGGGCGAGCTGGAGGTCGCGGACCTGCTGCGCGGCACACTGCGCTTCGACGCTCCCCAGATCGACGACCAGGTGCTGCTGAAGTCGGACGGCTTCCCGACCTACCACCTGGCCAACGTGGTCGACGACCACCTGATGGAAATCAGCCACGTCATCCGCGCCGAGGAGTGGCTGTCGTCGCTGCCCAAGCACGTCGAGCTCTACCGCGCCTTCGGCTGGGAGCAGCCGGTGTTCTGCCACCTGCCGCTGCTGCGCAACGCCGACTCGTCGAAGATCTCCAAGCGCAAGAACCCGGTCAGCCTCAACCACTACCGGCGCGCCGGCTACCTGCCGGAGGCGATGCTCAACTACCTGGCGCTGATGGGCTGGACCATGCCCGACGAGCGCGAGGTCTTCAGCCTGGAGGAGCTCGTCGCCAGCTTCGAGCTTCCCGACATCCGGCTGGGCGGGCCGGTCTTCGACCTCGCCAAGCTCGGCTGGCTCAACGGCCGCTACATCCGCGAGCTCTCGACCGACGGCCTGCTCGCACGGCTGCGGGCCGGCCTGCTGTCGGACGATTACCTGCTGAGAGTGCTGCCGCTCGCCCACGAGCGGATCGACGTGCTCGAGGACTTCGTCTCCTACGCCGGCTTCTTCTTCACCGGCGAGGTCGCCTACGACGACGCGGCGCGGGCCGCGCTGGTGGCGAAGGGCCGGACCGCAGTCGAGACCGCGAAGGCCTTCCGGGAGCTGCTCGAGAGCCACCTCGACCCGATCCCGGACTGGAGCGCCGCCACCGTCGAGGCGGCGCTGCGCGCTCACTGCGCGGCGACCGGCTGGACCGCCAAGCAGCTGTTCATGCCGGTGCGGGTCGCGGTGACCGGCCGGGCGGCGACGCCGCCGCTGTTTGACACCATGGCGGTGCTCGGCAAGGAGGTCTGCCGCCGCCGCCTGCGCGCCGCGAGCGACCTGCTGCGCACCATGAAGCCCTGACCTGGCTCACCCGGAATGCGCTGGCTCGTTCCCGTACCCGTGCCCGTACCCGTTCCCGAAACGTCCTGGCTGGCGTACCCTCAGCTTTTGACGGAGTGCCGCCCATGACCGACCAACCGACCCCTCCCGGCCGCGACTTCATCCGCGAGATCATCGCGGGCGACCTCGCGAGCGGCAAGCACGCCGCCATCGTCACCCGCTTCCCGCCCGAGCCCAACGGCTACCTCCACATCGGGCACTCGAAGTCGATCTGCCTCAACTTCGGGGTCGCCGCCGAGTTCGGCGGCCGCTGCCACCTGCGCTTCGACGACACCAACCCGACCAAGGAGGAGATGGAGTACATCGAGGCGATCCAGCGCGACGTGCGCTGGCTGGGCTTCGACTGGGGCGAGCACGGCTACTACGCCTCCGACTACTTCGAGCAGCTCTACGAGTGGGCGCTGCACCTCATCCGCGCCGGCAAGGCCTATGTCGACGACCTGTCGGCCGACGAGATCCGCGAGCACCGCGGCACCCTCACGGAGCCCGGCCGGCACAGCCCCTACCGCGACCGCCCGGTCGAGGAGAACCTCGACCTCTTCGTGCGCATGCGCGCCGGCGAGTTTCCGGACGGGACGCGGGTGCTGCGGGCCAAGATCGACATGGCGTCGGGCAACATCAACCTGCGCGACCCGGTGCTCTACCGGATCCTGCACGCCACCCACCCCCGCACCGGCGACGCCTGGTGCATCTACCCCACCTACGACTACGCCCACGGCCAGTCGGACGCGATCGAGCACATCACCCACAGCCTGTGCACGCTCGAGTTCGAGGACCACCGGCCGCTCTACGACTGGTTCCTCGACAACCTGCCGGTGCCGTCGCGGCCGCGCCAGATCGAGTTCGCCCGGCTCAACCTCAGCTACACCGTGATGTCGAAGCGGCTGCTCTTGCAGCTCGTGCGCGAGGGCATCGTCTCCGGCTGGGACGACCCGCGCATGCCGACGATCTCCGGCATGCGCCGGCGCGGCTTCCCGCCCGAGGCGCTGCGCCTGTTCTCGGAGAAGGTCGGGCTCGCCAAGCGCGACAGCGTGGTCGACGTCGCCCTGCTCGAGCACTGCGTGCGCGACATCCTCAACCGGACGGCGGACCGCCGGATGGCGGTGCTCAAGCCGCTCAAGGTCGTGATCACCAACTACCCGGAGGGCGAGGTCGAGCAGCTTCCGGCGGTCAACAACCCGGAGGACCCGGCGGCGGGCAGCCGTGAGGTGGCGTTCAGCCGCGAGCTCTTCATCGAGCGCGAGGACTTCATGGAGGCTCCGCCCAAGCAGTTCTTCCGGCTCGCCCCCGGCCGCGAGGTGCGCCTGCGCTGGGCCTACCTCATCACCTGCCAGGAGGTGGTGAAGGACGCCTCGGGCGAGGTCGTCGAGCTGCGCTGCACCTACGATCCGGCGACCCGCGGCGGCAACACCCCGGACGGCCGGCGGGTGAAGGCGACCCTGCACTGGGTGTCCGCGGCCCACGCCGTGCCGGCCGAGGTGCGGCTCTACAGCCACCTCTTCAACCGGCCGGACCCGGGCGCCGACGGCGACTTCCGGGAGGACATCGACCCGGGCTCCCTCGAGGTGCTGCGCGGCTGCCGGCTCGAGCTGGCGCTGGCCGGCCTGCCGGTCGAATCGCGCGTCCAGT includes the following:
- the lptD gene encoding LPS assembly protein LptD translates to MRSLRFLLLWLALLAPVGLEAAEPGEAITLTAEEQRWEGDVWRGLGGVRILYQDIKVSCDEMEYNRATQDLLARGRIVFDQGPSRFTADELHYNLGTKTGLFVNGSGFFDPMYSFSGRLIEKLDATHYRVDGAQFTTCARDDESPPWSFSVKRALLEEEGFGRFTSTALRVQSFPVFYLPYVVWPIKQERAPGLLMPTFGYSDLRGFNVGLPVYFPVGRSWDTTVFADYYSEGFWGLGNEWRWAPSESSSGRSLGYAIWDETNAEWQWRYNLVHNQADLWGFRLLVELEDLSDVDFFQEFDRTFEANTRRSLYSQVYLSRSAGPATLNLRADRRMTFLTTDDVELMQLPEAELRVRSTSIGDSPVYWDLVSSLNYFDVDRGNQLQGQYGRADLYPTLSYSLPSPLWLSVTPRLGARGTYYTQRYSEDRLSFEDVSISRTYLAGGVDIVGPSVSRIFNKPWGPYARFKHLVEPRFQYAYLGGTDAEDTTLIPVFDEVDSTPLTNRVRLALANRVLARSKEGVSARELGTLEFYQDYSFDEPLNRGDGVQTSQWGNLGMLLRVTPTVGTGFDAQVSYDTLFSNPVSTSFTGSLIRPLGSARLTWYQSYAAQTGDRVSSQVRAILDFRKPNFPLQAGLHVAYDVEKAEFQQQQYRVFWQGSCWSISAEYRDLRLGLYPTREYRIVIDLKGVGALPEIKGSLGGFE
- the gltX gene encoding glutamate--tRNA ligase; translated protein: MRTRIAPSPTGDPHVGTAYVALFNYALARKHGGQFVLRIEDTDRQRSHPASERQIFEALHWLGLTWDEGPDVGGPHAPYRQSERSDIYRDHARMLIERGAAYPCFCTRERLDALREEQRASKGQLGYDGHCREIAAAEARRRVAAGEEHVVRLRMPAEGELEVADLLRGTLRFDAPQIDDQVLLKSDGFPTYHLANVVDDHLMEISHVIRAEEWLSSLPKHVELYRAFGWEQPVFCHLPLLRNADSSKISKRKNPVSLNHYRRAGYLPEAMLNYLALMGWTMPDEREVFSLEELVASFELPDIRLGGPVFDLAKLGWLNGRYIRELSTDGLLARLRAGLLSDDYLLRVLPLAHERIDVLEDFVSYAGFFFTGEVAYDDAARAALVAKGRTAVETAKAFRELLESHLDPIPDWSAATVEAALRAHCAATGWTAKQLFMPVRVAVTGRAATPPLFDTMAVLGKEVCRRRLRAASDLLRTMKP
- a CDS encoding glutamine--tRNA ligase/YqeY domain fusion protein; the protein is MTDQPTPPGRDFIREIIAGDLASGKHAAIVTRFPPEPNGYLHIGHSKSICLNFGVAAEFGGRCHLRFDDTNPTKEEMEYIEAIQRDVRWLGFDWGEHGYYASDYFEQLYEWALHLIRAGKAYVDDLSADEIREHRGTLTEPGRHSPYRDRPVEENLDLFVRMRAGEFPDGTRVLRAKIDMASGNINLRDPVLYRILHATHPRTGDAWCIYPTYDYAHGQSDAIEHITHSLCTLEFEDHRPLYDWFLDNLPVPSRPRQIEFARLNLSYTVMSKRLLLQLVREGIVSGWDDPRMPTISGMRRRGFPPEALRLFSEKVGLAKRDSVVDVALLEHCVRDILNRTADRRMAVLKPLKVVITNYPEGEVEQLPAVNNPEDPAAGSREVAFSRELFIEREDFMEAPPKQFFRLAPGREVRLRWAYLITCQEVVKDASGEVVELRCTYDPATRGGNTPDGRRVKATLHWVSAAHAVPAEVRLYSHLFNRPDPGADGDFREDIDPGSLEVLRGCRLELALAGLPVESRVQFERQGYFCVDPDSTPELPVFNRTVTLRDTWAKIQAKGQADS